In the Periophthalmus magnuspinnatus isolate fPerMag1 chromosome 11, fPerMag1.2.pri, whole genome shotgun sequence genome, ATGTATCCTGAGTCAACTGAGACTTCTATAAAGGGCTGGAGGCTGAACTACTTGAGCAAATGATTATTACCAGTGTTTCCAATActgtaaaaatgagtttgataTGAAACTAGAAACATCTTCATTGACATCTACAGTCTGCTGGTCATCTGGGAGGCCTTATCTTGTGGCCAGTTTAAACAGTTATTCAACTCCTTCAACCTCCTAAGACTTTTTCAAGCTTATGTCCCATTGTAAAACATGCTACTTCTCAATGAGTCCTGCCTCTTTGATCTTAGTGTAGAAGAATTTCTCCAGTAAGTTGGCACACTTGTAGTACTCGCTCTCTGGGGGGTTGTACTCTCGACAGTTGGTGAAGATCCGCTGCATGTCTGCCATGAACAACTTGCGTGTAGTGTAGTATCTGCTTTTAAGGCGCTCGCTCATCGTTTTGAGATCTGTGAGAAGAGGTGAGTACAGGTCAGGCTCACCAGGCATCGCAACATTCTGAACCGCCAGAAAAAGCCTACTTGAGGTTTGAATTATCACTTTGCACATGTTCTGAACTGGTTTATAgctaatatctctgtaattatgtTCAATGTCATCTCTGTCTCGCTAAACTATGGTGTTTTTTAAGTAACTGGAAATTTGAAAACACACAGTAGGACACGATTGCCGGGTTTACATATTTCTTGGGGACCGATTCTAACCTGAACCGCAGTTACTACTTACTTAACCTAAACTGTAACTTTATTTAACCTCATAgaatttttgtccccataagacAAGCAGGTCCCCATGAATTGAGCATGTGTAAAGATTTTAGCTCCCACAGTGTGACAAATAGCCACACACCCTTGTCTCACATTTACTCATACACGCTGCCATAATTATAACTGATCATCTCTTCCTGGGTGTGTATGCAAATGTTTGTCGAATCTTAAAATTAACTTCATAATAGGATCTCTTTTTTTCAGGGCAAAGGCTTTGAGACTTTAGGACATACCCATGGGAAAGCGTATGACTTGGTAGTACCCCGGCGCTTCCGTTTTCTTCACAGGCTCCATAAAAGGCCAGGCATTTTGGTGACTCTGgggaagtaaaataaacatgtaaagcGTGACGGTATATACTAATGAATGAACAGTCTCGTGTAATATCAGACCTTTACATGCTGGAGGATGGTCTTTAGTGTGCTGTACAGTTGATCCGGGTCCTTCAGTTCCTTCCTAAGTCAAACAAGAACATTTGTAAATCTTGTCTCTAGAGTTGCTTAACAAATGGATTagaataaaagtaaaactaacCCTTTTCCAAGTGGCTTCCATCCAGTGTCACCTGttcaacaaaatcaaaatataaaacctACATTTCTTCTTCTATTTTCTGGAAAAAAACTGAATTTTAAATAATGACTCTTACGTATGCCAGGAATGCTTTCAATGGGAATCTGTCGTACTCCTTCCTTAAAACAGGAAAGTCCTGGGTAAACTTTTCTGATCTGGGCCTGTTTCCTTTCAATCAGCTTCTTGATTATCTGAAGACGGAGAATAATTAGACagtggtatttatatgtatattgtTAAAAGAAAGTCGTACCTCTTTTTGCTTTTTGATTATGACAGAGAACTCGGTGTAAGGGATGCTGGGGTTCAGCTCACAGCCCATTAATGTGGCGCCCTCATAGTCTTTGATATAGCCCACGTATTTGGTCTTAGGGACTTTTATGTCTTTTGAGAAACcctgaagaaacaaaaaagagagagagatagaaaaaggaaggaaaaaaatgaTGCTAATGTAATAGCATGTATCAGAGAGGAAATACCTGGCCCTGTAAGTTAACTTTCTGCATGACACAAGTGACACAACTAACCACTTCCTCAAGCCAGCATAGCCCTCCTTTTATCTATCAAGAAGGCTAAGTGAGAAGTTCAGGAAATCAATGAATTCTAATATACCTGTTTTTTGAAATAGCCAATCGCGTATTCATCAGCATAGGTGAGGAAGTTGAGGATTTCGTGTTTGATGTGGTATTCTTTTAAATGGTTCATCAAATGGGTCCCATATCCCTAGAAGACAGACAGTAATCATTCATGGTGccatttcattaaaataactGACACCTGAACCAGAAATCTCTTACTTTGACTTGTTCATTGGATGTGACGGCACAGAAGACGATTTCTGTAAAACCTTGTGAGGGAAACATCCGGAAGCAGATCCCACCAATGACCCGGCCATCTTTAATTAAGGACAGCGTCTTGTGCTTTCTGCTCAAACACAAATAAGAAAACAGTCATGAGGAGATAAAACTCCAGCTCATCTGAGAAAACCTGGGCTCCACTCACGGGTCAAAGACGAGCCGAGTGATGTACTCCTTGGGCATTCGAGGCAGCTGGTGGGAGAACACGTTCTGCAGACCCACCAGCCACATCAGGATCCTCTTGTTGGGTTTTTGGTTCAGTGAGTTCCCAATGACGTGGAACTCAATCACTCCCCGCCGCTCCTCCAGACGGGCCGCCTCATCTCGTGCCGAATGAGCAGACAGTAAAGTGGTCTACAGCAGATAATGCAGGTTTTAGCACTAAATCTGTTGACGGTACACAAAGTATCACCGATATTCTGAATTCTAAACAAGACTTTCTGTTCTTTTGCTACCTCAGGAACAGCAGCAGAGTCAGTGATGGTTGCCATGACTTCGTTGATTAGCTCCGTGGGGATGTCTCCCATCACTTTGGGTCGTTTGTTTTCCTCATGAATGAGTGGCTCTGAAGCTTTGCGTTTCACACCAACTGTggaaaataatactaataataatgattaaaaaaataataatatataaaaaaataacaagatAATGCATAATGTGATTTTCTATCTTtactatctatatctatatatctctataactatatataaaatgcaaattaatcGATGTTCATTAAATAGCATTTTATGTCTAATAGTTGTTTTCAAGCATAGAGAATAATGAAAGCTGGGGCTAATcatagggctgcaactaataattattttactaATCAATTAATCTACCAATTATTCTTTTGATTCAATGCTTAGTTGTTTAGATTGGGAAAGATTTGAATATGAAGAATATGACCCAAACGAAGCTAAAGTGAATGAGTATAGACCAAATAAAAATTATTTGATAATTAATACAGTTGACAATTATCTCAATAATTGATCACTGAttaataaacacactgaattcGTTTAATATAAAATAGACAAACACAAATGCAACATCCACtgccagtcaaaggtttggacacaccatctcattcaatgttttttaaatttttttttactactctcaacattttagatacatacggaacacatcaaatatatttaaattcaaTACAATCtgatttgtcaaaaaatatttagttgagggtgtgtgtgtacagttatgttttttttctttaccacATTATTCCATAAATCTTGCTTCtgtgtatgtaaaatgtataaagtagtcaaaataaaaaataaaataaaataaaaaaaacattgaatgagatgtgTTCAAACGTTTGACTTGTAGTGTACACAAACACGCAACAATGCAACAGGCTTCAGAATACTGAGAGTTCACCATAAATAAATACCAGTTACAACTctctttaaaaacactgcatGGTTTGTGTTACTATGTTACCTTCATTACATTCTTTGAAATTAAAGGCTTAAGTTGATACCTGGGTTTGGCTCCAGAGCAGATGCTGGTTTTCTAGCAGGACTCACACTGCCCCCGGTGGACAGATCTACTGAGACGGGGCTGGTGCTGTAGTACAATGGTCTGGTGACTGGAGGAGCACTAATCACTATAAAAATACCAGATAAACAGGACATTACTATTACATAATTTTAGGGATTGCATCAAGTTTAAAaaagggtgtgtgtgtgtgtgtgtgtgtgtgtgtatggttgTGTTTCAGGTAAGCCTGTGTGTGTAGTACCTGTGTGGACTGGTATCTGCCCTCCTGAAGCTCCTGCCAGGAAGTCTTGGCTCCAGATTGGAGAGTTGTGACtgtacacctcctcctccagcattgacaaaaacctgaaaacacacagacaactGATTTAGGACGACATTCATGCTGCTGACCTCAAATGTTGAAAAAAGGCTATGTTAAAGTAAGATCAACATTGAGATAAATCAAGATTGAGATCAATTCTGTCAAATGCCAATTTTCACAATACTTGTTGCTTTACTATGCCTGATCATACAGATGCAATGTTTATAGTCTTCGgttaaagagggactaaagattaaataaacttttttgctactaaactgtgtatgtggtgttttaatagtggtgtcatttttgtttgtaattaaaGTTTAAACTATAGACTGTTTGAAAAACtggacgtcacccatagcatttggctccagtcaaatgaacctcatcaaggctaacagttatagcgcgAATTTGGAGACGACCAGAAAGCATAGCAACCAgaaagccaatccggagcaaagcTGGTAAAGGGAACACCCCttcccgcaccactggtttagcagggagcaggcaacactgtcaatcaaacctattgctaacgctaccagtagtgacctcggggaaagaagacacctgatttgtctgttattaatgttcatatcttgattcatggacaaaatagtgaaataaaaacctgaaTCACACAgagtgaatattttaagaccaaactaaTCAGGCACGccacagcagttacagagggaggagtgacaatttttcaatgtaatgtGATTTGAGGCCAGTGTCATGGAGTGtcaatgtatatatacagtctatagttaaTTTGAAGTTGTAATCTAAAACTGTCTAAAATTGAATCGCTGCCGTCATTGGCCAAAAAATTTGAAGAAGCACCTGACTGCACCCGACCACCTGTTTCttttcccctttagtcctccagactcatttacacatttattggAGTAGTAATTGTAATTAAGTCATTTTGATTAGTTACACAGTCCTAGTGGGTGCCGCTGTTCTTACTTGGGGAAGTGTGTGAGAATAAGTGTGCGTTTTTCTGGTGGCAGCTTGTCTTTCTCCTGCCGCGCCTGCTCCAGTAGCTGCTTCCTCATCACAGTGAACACCGAGCGCAGTAGTGTCCGGCCGAAGATCTGCGTCGTCTCGTACCGGGGCAGACTGTCACAGAACTGAGGCACGTTGCAGTAGCATAGCCATCTGAGCAGACAAAGAGCAGTTATAACAGCGCAATTCCATATAAGGCTGTAACATGGTTTTGGAGCGTGGATGTACCTGGTGTAGTTTGCCTTGTATCCCGCTGCGTCATCGTTGGGAACCCTCTGTCGTCTCTGGGACGGGGTTTCCAGCTGCCAGTAGTTGATTTGATTCAGGAACATCTTGGCCAGCTCCATGATAGTCTGATGCTCCTTAGAAGGAAGATGGCTGAATTTGTATTGGACAAAATTGTTTACTCCCTACAAcatgagaggggaggagaggtcaaaggttatccttctccatagagatgtagCTTCTTTACTGTGTTTCTATTACCTGCTCTATACTTGGCCTTTCAAATGGAGGACTCTCCTGTGCTTCTAACATAGGCTTTCCCATCAACAGGATGGATTTTCTAAGCAACtgaaatatgtatatataaaaatcattcCACAGCATATGTGCAGCATATCACATTATTTACAGTAAAGGCAAAAACTTACTTTGAAAAGGGAAAAGTAGACCTGCTTAGTGTCAGCATCCTCTTCTTTGTGAACACATGTGTAAAGATATTCCACATCCATAACAATACCCAACAATCTGTTCATCTCCTCCTCAGAAACGTTTTCTAGATGAGTGACGTGGTCACCTAAGCACAAGAGATAACAGACCATAGTGAAACCCAAAGAGCACTCAACAGGCCTGTTTGTGTATCAGGGATGAAGCTGACATACCCAGGGTGTGCGAGCAGCTCCGGCAGGGCTCCTGGAGGTTGACAGTGCTGGACTGCTGATCAGTGCGAGGGGGAGTGGGGGGAGGATTCTGACTTTTCCAACCATTACACTTACAGGCTCCTTCAGCCTAAAAtacaaaagagagaaagaaacaagataaataaatacatttgcacattttaaataatttgtgcACATTTGGTGATCACTGATTTGGGAGGTTGACTCTTTGTATTAACTTTTATCTGCGTGACACCAAATGACAGGAGGCTGTCACCGTCAGCTGAGGGCGCCTTCCTGCGCATGTGCcaagaagaacaacaaaccCCGCCCCTCACCGCAACTGTCACCATTGTGCAGTCCCCTGTCAAAACAAAGGGTCTGTGGCACATACCCTACAGACAGCCTCAGAAATGTGCTTGTGCCTGCACTCCCTGTGCACTGACACAGTGACAGGCACTAAAGCCCCACGGGGAGCTCGTAACGCCCTCTCTCTCACGCACAACTCTGCACAGTGCCAAAAACCCCAGAACAAGCAGCGGTTAGCCAATGTTTACGTCCACCAACCCCCCACCGCGACACGAACAGAAACATGTCAACAGGGACGGTCTGCAGCCAGCAGGCCCCCGCCCAAAAGAGTCGCGTAAATGCACAGTTATTAACTTGTTCGAGTAAAGCTTGTGTttccaaaatacaaaaatataagcGGCAATGGCTTCCATAGCTGTGCTTGCACTGTGAAGTCCTGCAGCTTAAGCCTCTCTCACAGCACACTTCTTTAAACAGAGTAGTAAAAATCACACTACAGGGACGTCAGTGCGTACTTTGCACGATGAATAAACTCCGAGTTTTTCCAGTTTCTTGGGCCGCGGCGATGAGCGGAGCTGCGCCTTCTTAACAGCGATACGAGCGGATCCTCCAGCGGCGCCGGGGCCCTCGGTGCTCCCTGTTCCCCCGGCCCCCGGAGCAGCCGGTGCTGAGCCCGCGGCCCCTATGGCCGGAGAGCCCTGCTGAAAGCCAGCACCGTCGGCCATAGTTTCCCCAGTCCAGACTGAGGGGCCGGCCCGGGTAGATCCGATTTGCAGCCCGCTCTAGTCCAACATTGGAGGATCAGACATGGCGCTCATGCTCATCCTTATTTTCAGTTTCTTGTTGTAGGCCCATTTTCGTCCACTAGGGGACTAAGTAGGACCACTGGAAATCACCAATGCAATTCAGACGAGGTCAAATACTATCAAAACCATTAGGAGCAAACTCTCAAGGTCAATGTGAAAAGCGCAGGTAATCTATTAGAACAAACTGTGAAGGCTAAATTACAAACACAAACTAAGTTTTCTTCTATAAATAATCTCTTATAAatagcacacacatgcacaaagacATATTTATATGGTTATAAGTAGACACATCTAATTCATAAGGTAAGTATCACCATATTATAAAAATCTTGAAAATTAAGGGTCCACAGACtccacacaaaataaaacatctctTTATAATGTGTTAATCAATTTATTTATGAATCATAGTTGTGCCTGCTGACAGTTGTTTTACGGTTTCTACAAGAGTCACAAAAATCAATGAACACCAGAGATCTTACAAGCAGTGTTCAGGTCCACAGGAGGGACGGAGTGCTGGGCACCAGAATACCACTAGAAAAAACTGTGAGATGCAAGAAAAAGAttgggttaaaaaaaacaaaacaaaacaaaaaaggttttttttttccttttgacaAAAGTGTACAATACAGACAGCTAAATAAATGCTATGTAATTTTTGTTATATCACTACATACATTTATAATACAGACCACCACTTTTTAATTGAACCATgtgtggaaaaaagaaaaagcaacagaaatcAAATCTGTCTAGCCTTTTTCCAAccactgtacatttattttttttaaatttggacattttccTAGCAAGCATTAGTTCTGTCACAGGTAAATCAAAAAGCAGAATACACTGCAAGACCCTATTTACAGtagattatttatatatttatatttatttatatatgtatatatatatatatacttatatcacACTGGCTGTAAATATGACGAGATATATTCATGAGCATTGTTAGTGCAAGGCATGAGTAAGACAGATCTGTAAAGACACATGTGAACACATGTAAGCCTTTTGTGATGGTGCAAAAATATGTTATAAGAAAAGTACAGGAGAATGGGCCCTACAGATGAAAGATGCTGTAACAGACATTTATGCAGCGATAGTTAGGGTCAATGAGACGTGATAATGTGCAAACGTTTGGGTCATAAATGCTATTTAACAGCCAGAGCCAGTTAAAACACCTGGACAATTTGCCACTAAAGGTTTCTGCTACAGGACAGGACATTGAGCCTTTTGGATCAATGTATATTGCAACTCCCCAACTGCCACTAGTCTTCTCACCATGAAGCAATACACTGTTTTGTCCATCTGGAGTTTTAAGAGTGAACAGGGAATGGATTTGTAAAGAGACAGCTAGTTTCACCTCTGCACCTTGCCATGTGCCGGTAGAGTCCAGGGGGTTGCATTGGTCCAGAAGAGTGTCAGagataataaatactgtaaggGATTGCACAATGCCACAACGAGGAAAAACTCTGTCCTTGGAGGGCTGTGGATGGTCAGAGTGAAAACAGGTCCTACTGAGGATCAGCATAGAAATTAAGGATTTAGATGAAATCTTAAGATTCTTCatatttcagtaaaaaaaaaagttagtaaGTAAGTTTATAATATCAGCAGATATTAGCATATAATAACTGTCAAATAAAACAGTATAAGAATGCAGTAGTAAACAGTCATTTTCTCTAAAAAGACATATCTACACAGGGCAGATGTTGAAAAGCAGGGGGCCCAAATGTCTCTGTCCATGTACAGCTAAATAGAGTGGATGAAAGACTGGTGAAGTGACTCACCGTGTAGCAGCAAAATCAGAATGAAGCATAGGAGGCAGAGCCAGACATCAGGCTATGGGCTGACCTAGCAATTATATATTAGGGGTACTGagcttttttcctcttttgaaCATTAAAGAATTGGACATAAGACTAACAAGACTTTGAAATAGTAACTGCAGTGGCATTGGTGCATGGGCTGCATCAGTTACTGTTGTAAAGGTTGTTTGGAAAGGCATCCTTCATGTTAGTTACTGCAGCATGGAGCCTTGGCGGGCTGGGCAGCCTCTGTTAGGTCCACTCCCCGGTTACGGCCAGTGTTAGTTCCAGCAGCCTGAGGTTCGCTCTTCGGTAATCTCTTTGCtgcaagtaaaaataaaacaaataaataaaatgtaatctttGTCCCTGTCACATATACAGGAATTAGAAGCATTTCATTTAGGAGGCACCCACCAATAGCCATAAATATCTCATTCACATTCATAGATGTCTTGGCTGATGTCTCCATAAAAAGTAAGCTGTTGTCATCTGCGTATGACTGTGCATCCTGTCAGAATatattttgacatatttatacatttgttaTAACAATGATTGTCAAAAAAAAGAATTTATCTGACCTGGAAGTCCACAGCTCTTTTATTGGCCAGATCTGCCTTGTTGCCCGACAATGCAATGACAATATTAGGACTAGCTTGTCTTTGTAGCTCTTTTACCCAATTCTTTGCTCGAGCAAATGATTCCTGAggattaaaatgcattatttgtatattttgtagaAACTTAAAGTAGCTTTACATTTTGATGCATTATTCAGTCACTCCTCGCACTTAACTAGGGCTCACTGAGAGAAGTATGACTACTCATCTGCCCTCTAACCACCATTTCCTCAATAACATTCATTAAATGCTAACAGTAAGGCTAGAATAGTCACACTGACGTTATCAGACAAAAAACTCTATTGATTAAGGTACAGAGGAATACTTATGTTGTTTGCTACATTTGGACAAaaaatagagaaagaaagagattaaAGATGGATTAGTGCAACGCAGTATGAGCACACCtcatttgtgatgtcatagacgACTATGGCTGCTTGTGCACCTCTGTAATACATAGGCGCCAAACTGTGGTAACGTTCTTGACCTGCAGTATCCCAAATTTCAAACTTCACAGTTGTGTCATCTAGACATACTGTCTGGGTGAGAAAGGCAGCTACAGAATAAAGAACAGTATTTAGTTTCATAAAGAACATTGTTAATCCTTCAGTAGATGTAATTATATTTTGAGCGCTCACCTCCTATTGTGCTCTCTTGGAATTCATGAAACTGTCCCTTGACAAAGCGCAGCACCAGGCTCGACTTTCCGACGGCTGACTCACCCAGAAGCACCAGCTTAAACTGACAGATTTTGTTCCCTGCATTTGGTCCGTTAGGTCTTGTCGCTCCTCCTCGATTGGCCATGACCTTCACAGATCACCTGGAATCCTCAAACTTCACTTTTCAGACTGCATGaatttgtcaaaaacaaaacaaaaaacagacaaaaataagaTAATTAATTTACTTCTTTTCACATTAAACTCTGCAACACTGAATTGGAAGATGAGTATCTTAGTAAACATTATGTTTTCCAACCAGACAGCAATATATCCAAATACATATAGACAACATTACATGTTGGTACTTGCACAGCATACTTGCATTGCATTCTAACTAAGGATTCTATTTAGGTCTAATTGGAAACAGCAGATGACTGTTGTTATTACACAGTACCACGTTGTGCCCCACGATACTCAAGATTCTTGGAGACATTCTCAAGAAATTTGGGCAGAAGATGTGATGATTAAGAGGTATTGTTAGATGAGGGAACACCGAAGGACGAATTTGTGACACGAGCCTCAAACACTGGACTAAATCTCAGTTGCCAATGAATGCAAGTGAACTGAGaatatgttttggttttagtGACAGGACGCCATTTTCCAGTGTTTTGTTGTCCTAACCATAAGCTTATGATACAACTCTAGAGATGAGCGAAGACCGCCCATCTCATGATTGGCAATCCCCTAGAGTCGAGAATCCAACACCAAACGAAATTCTTAagtattgtgttgttttc is a window encoding:
- the kat2b gene encoding histone acetyltransferase KAT2B isoform X1 — protein: MADGAGFQQGSPAIGAAGSAPAAPGAGGTGSTEGPGAAGGSARIAVKKAQLRSSPRPKKLEKLGVYSSCKAEGACKCNGWKSQNPPPTPPRTDQQSSTVNLQEPCRSCSHTLGDHVTHLENVSEEEMNRLLGIVMDVEYLYTCVHKEEDADTKQVYFSLFKLLRKSILLMGKPMLEAQESPPFERPSIEQGVNNFVQYKFSHLPSKEHQTIMELAKMFLNQINYWQLETPSQRRQRVPNDDAAGYKANYTRWLCYCNVPQFCDSLPRYETTQIFGRTLLRSVFTVMRKQLLEQARQEKDKLPPEKRTLILTHFPKFLSMLEEEVYSHNSPIWSQDFLAGASGGQIPVHTVISAPPVTRPLYYSTSPVSVDLSTGGSVSPARKPASALEPNPVLFSTVGVKRKASEPLIHEENKRPKVMGDIPTELINEVMATITDSAAVPETTLLSAHSARDEAARLEERRGVIEFHVIGNSLNQKPNKRILMWLVGLQNVFSHQLPRMPKEYITRLVFDPKHKTLSLIKDGRVIGGICFRMFPSQGFTEIVFCAVTSNEQVKGYGTHLMNHLKEYHIKHEILNFLTYADEYAIGYFKKQGFSKDIKVPKTKYVGYIKDYEGATLMGCELNPSIPYTEFSVIIKKQKEIIKKLIERKQAQIRKVYPGLSCFKEGVRQIPIESIPGIRDTGWKPLGKGKELKDPDQLYSTLKTILQHVKSHQNAWPFMEPVKKTEAPGYYQVIRFPMDLKTMSERLKSRYYTTRKLFMADMQRIFTNCREYNPPESEYYKCANLLEKFFYTKIKEAGLIEK
- the kat2b gene encoding histone acetyltransferase KAT2B isoform X2, producing the protein MADGAGFQQGSPAIGAAGSAPAAPGAGGTGSTEGPGAAGGSARIAVKKAQLRSSPRPKKLEKLGVYSSCKAEGACKCNGWKSQNPPPTPPRTDQQSSTVNLQEPCRSCSHTLGDHVTHLENVSEEEMNRLLGIVMDVEYLYTCVHKEEDADTKQVYFSLFKLLRKSILLMGKPMLEAQESPPFERPSIEQGVNNFVQYKFSHLPSKEHQTIMELAKMFLNQINYWQLETPSQRRQRVPNDDAAGYKANYTRWLCYCNVPQFCDSLPRYETTQIFGRTLLRSVFTVMRKQLLEQARQEKDKLPPEKRTLILTHFPKFLSMLEEEVYSHNSPIWSQDFLAGASGGQIPVHTVISAPPVTRPLYYSTSPVSVDLSTGGSVSPARKPASALEPNPVGVKRKASEPLIHEENKRPKVMGDIPTELINEVMATITDSAAVPETTLLSAHSARDEAARLEERRGVIEFHVIGNSLNQKPNKRILMWLVGLQNVFSHQLPRMPKEYITRLVFDPKHKTLSLIKDGRVIGGICFRMFPSQGFTEIVFCAVTSNEQVKGYGTHLMNHLKEYHIKHEILNFLTYADEYAIGYFKKQGFSKDIKVPKTKYVGYIKDYEGATLMGCELNPSIPYTEFSVIIKKQKEIIKKLIERKQAQIRKVYPGLSCFKEGVRQIPIESIPGIRDTGWKPLGKGKELKDPDQLYSTLKTILQHVKSHQNAWPFMEPVKKTEAPGYYQVIRFPMDLKTMSERLKSRYYTTRKLFMADMQRIFTNCREYNPPESEYYKCANLLEKFFYTKIKEAGLIEK
- the rab5aa gene encoding RAB5A, member RAS oncogene family, a translates to MANRGGATRPNGPNAGNKICQFKLVLLGESAVGKSSLVLRFVKGQFHEFQESTIGAAFLTQTVCLDDTTVKFEIWDTAGQERYHSLAPMYYRGAQAAIVVYDITNEESFARAKNWVKELQRQASPNIVIALSGNKADLANKRAVDFQDAQSYADDNSLLFMETSAKTSMNVNEIFMAIAKRLPKSEPQAAGTNTGRNRGVDLTEAAQPAKAPCCSN